TATGTATTAAAGTAATCAATACATTGTTTGAAAGAAAAAATTATGCCTAAACCTGAAATACACCCAACTTGGTATCCAGATGCCAAAGTAATCTGTAATGGCGAAGTCGTCATGACTGTCGGTTCAACTCAACCTGAAATTAGCGTTGATGTATGGTCTGGTAATCATCCTTTTTATACTGGTACACAAAAAATCATTGATACAGAAGGTCGAGTCGATCGCTTTTTACGTAAATACGGTATGCTCGATGCCAGCAACGATGCTGAGTCTGACGCAAAAAAATAGCCATTTAAGACAAGGTATAGACCCAGTAGTTAGCTTCAATTGACTGCTGGGTTTGTTGTATTTAAATTAATTTTTTTAATAAATCATTTTGCTTTTTATAAAAGACTAAAATTAT
This DNA window, taken from Pleurocapsa sp. FMAR1, encodes the following:
- the rpmE gene encoding 50S ribosomal protein L31, producing the protein MPKPEIHPTWYPDAKVICNGEVVMTVGSTQPEISVDVWSGNHPFYTGTQKIIDTEGRVDRFLRKYGMLDASNDAESDAKK